In the archaeon BMS3Bbin15 genome, TTACTGCAGCAGATGCTGCTGCAGCATAATACAATCATAAGTTCCAGTCAGTGCACCTGATAACCTGCCTCTAAACCGCAGCAGCATAGTACGATTGTAAGTCTCACATATTTGATGAAACAAATCACTATGAAAAATAAAATCAAGATATAGAAGGGTGAAAGAAAAAAGAGTTTTTACACAGTCTGGCGTGGCTCTAGGGAATTGTGGTGGCTGCCCCGGAAGGAGACTGATGGCAAAGGCTGCAACTCAGGTGAAAAATGTAGAGGTAGATGCAATACATTTCTTCTCATGTATGTCAAAGCTCAAGCCATCCTGCCCGAATATTGATGTGGAAGAAATGAAGAATATAATTGAAGAGAAGTTCGGGATACCTGTTGTGGTGGGCACTCATAACTATTGATGCAGTGATATATCACGGACTTTTATATAACAACTTATAACAACTGCACAACCGGACAGCCACATTGAAAAGAAGTAAATTTCATATAGAATCATGACAAAATATAGAAATATCGAGCCTGCTACTAAAATCACACCATTATGGGGTTGAAAGAGAGCCCTCAACAGCAATTTCCACGGAGTTAGCTGAGGCTTCGCTAAAATCAGA is a window encoding:
- a CDS encoding CGGC domain protein; the protein is MKEKRVFTQSGVALGNCGGCPGRRLMAKAATQVKNVEVDAIHFFSCMSKLKPSCPNIDVEEMKNIIEEKFGIPVVVGTHNY